AGCGCCGATTTGAGGTGTTCTttcaatcggcgactccgattcccatcagcgtcatttggaggtggtcctccggtgttcctgagcttcatccAACCACAATCCGCAATCCGTAGCTTCCATTCCAGATCCAGAGATTCTTGGTTGTAGAAATCTAGAATTTCGGCCAtttttgggtttagggttgtttccaGCGTGTCGAGGGTGGTCCGTCTGCTATGCTGAGCAATCCTTGAACTGATACGCCATTGAGAGTCTTCATTGAGGTCCaagttgggtgttctcgactttggcactcttgtgtgacggcaagagtgtggaacttgtggaattggttgtgagaatggatcggttagggtttatttcattttgttactatttttattatcttagaatagattcattcactacaagaaaaacgtcattcaacaacactcaaacgacaacggttttataccaaactgttgtcttttgccttttaacaacggttttaacaaaaaatgttgtcttttagtaatttttttggcctatgacaacggttttaaaaaaccgttgtctatttatgttttttttggggatacgacaacgatttttaaagggtacgacaacagttttttaaaactgttgtctatttgcacttttttgggattacgacaacggtttttaaaaaccgttgtctattaagtgttgttgaatgcgattattttttctttcgccactttttctcatttttctgtctattaagtgttgtttacgccttgtttttttctgtctctttcccaaaaccctactcttcgccgcctcctcctcaccgccctcttcgtcgcctccctcctcaccaccctcttcgccgcctccctcgccgcctccctcctcaccgccctcttcgcggcctccctcttcgccgcctccctcctcaccaccctcttcgctgcctccttcctcaccgccctcttcgtcgcccaactttcggcctcgccacctcctcctcgcggcAGGCACGAAAGCGGACGCTGGTACGGAGGAGCCTAGAAAGACGAACAAGAAGGCAAAGAAAGCAAAGGTTAAGAAAGACAAATGGGGGCAGCCACTGCTCGTCCCTGTCGACGACGCCGAACAAGCGAGTGAAGACGAGCAGTTTCAGTGGACCGTTGGGGAGAAGGCGGTGGTGCCGGAAGAAGGTACCGAATCTCATGAACTTACCAAGGTGGTAGTCAGCGGTATGGCCTACTCCGCGACTGAAAAACAAATCAGGGACTTGTTCAAGGACATCGGTCCCGTCGCTCAGCTTCAGCTCTCTTGATTCCCAGACTCTGGAAACTTCCGTGGCCTCGCCTTTGTCACTTTTCAGGTTCCTACCGTCTTCTTACTCTGAGGGATAATTCTCGAATTTTGCTCCATCATAACTTTTCTCCACATTATCGAACTGTTATATTTTACTTTAATGGAGAAAAATAGTGGCAGGGATATACTGGCTGTAAAGAGTTTATGGCAACATAGAACAACCAATTCTAGGAAATAACAGTAGTGGAATGCCCATGCTGTTGCTGTCCGCATAAAATCAATCATCTtctatgaaaaataaaaactattaatacaattttcaaatttaagaaaTCAAAGATTAAAACTAGAGAATAGAGAAAATTTTCACATACTAAAGTTTAATCTCTACATTTGTCAATATCATGAAGGAAAGAATGAAGAACACACAACTAGTTGAATTAGATCTGGAAATAGATAGTAGACCCATAAAAATTGTTTGTTTATGTAAAGGGGTGCAATTTAACAAACAAATACAAAAATTCAGCAGAGTCAATACCTATAAATGAATTCATTATTAGTAAATTTTAttctgaaaaggaaaatttaagcaaaatacatttGCAgaaaagcaaaaacaaaaaagagTCAAAACcaacaaaatttgaattttaagaagctatgaaaatgtgctagttgttgtaagatttttactgaaaatgtgtgataatacatatagtttgtcaggagtaggtttatttgctgaaatcactcattttacaatttaacaacatttaggaagtgcatttctcggtgctctagcattatgtttaggcaaacttatggaattaatttctatttttttatctaacagaagtgttaagtaattatctttacaaccttttattcttggactttcgtTTACAAAAGTATTTATCCTCTGTTGATGGTAATTTTCTTAGCAGATGAACTATCCAATCTGGCTAACCGGTCATTGTGCATACCTAGTCTTAGCgttcatctttatttttaaattaataataaaagattCAGTTTAAGTCTAGTCAATCAGTGTCAGTTCCAGGATTGTGGATACTATTTTTGTGCCATCATCAGACAATCTAATTCAAGTTTATGATTGCTTCCAGGGTCATTTTGATGACGTTGAAAGAGCACCTATCTTGCCATCTAAACCCCCTAAGGAGACCAAAGAGATGGTAATTTTCTTGTTCTGTCTAAATTTGGCAACATTAAGATATATAAATTGAACACTTCTAAGTGGGAACAATGTCATAATGGACTTTTTAATaggatgaaaataagagtaagaaGGGGCTTGCCGAGATATATGAGGTTCGCTGCTTCATTTATGCAAATCATTTTTATTAATCAGCTAATGCGTGATACATAGACTATGctcacttctctctctctctctccttttttttttgtaatttaggAAGAATATGCGCATAAGACGGGTCTAGCTCCaactcttctttctgcttctgaTAAACTTAAGATTGAGGTATTTTACTTGTCCACTTATTTACTATTCCTATGTGGTATATTTTGTCATAAAAATTCAAACTGAACCCTGGCAATTAGTAgctatttttaccaaaattatctgtatttttttcaatttctaatttcagttGCTGGTAGGATAGTAATCATAGTTTAGTGATTGATGGCTGATGAGAATGAGAATTTGTATGTCTTAGGTGTCAGTTTATAAGTCTTCATCGACGCATTTTCTTTAAGCTCCTTACAACTGTTGTATTCTCACTATTGAGAAATTATATTGAAACCTCTCAAGCTCTTTGGGTTTTCCCTCCTTTCTGTTTGTTTGCCTGGGAAACTTTCTCAGAAGTCCTGATGGAAGATTATATTATCGATAAATGTCTTTCTTACTGATGCATATAATGACTTTACTTTAGAGCCAAAAAAAACTGACATTGGGATATCTGCAATCTGAATTTGTTAATAATACAGATCCACTAGATCTATTGTATTGATCTGCGATAACATCTGGCTGTTTGTGTAGCTTCTCAGCTTTTCTCATACACTTTTTCTTTTATGCCTGCAGGCAACAATGCTATTAAAAAAGATTTCCTTAAAGTTGGATGCGCTGTCTCACTTCCATTTTGCTCCAAAGCCGGTTAGTAATAAAGCTTATcaagtgtttaattcttttagtatttatttcttgattgaccataagttatgatgtaggttattgaggacatgtctatacaagtcaatgtacctgctctagcaatggaagaggtaaaaatatcttttggagttgtcttttagtttatggtaaaaatagttttgagtcactgaaatacaatggttttGCAGGTTGCTCCATTGGCCGTCTCAGATGCGGTTATGCTTGCCCCTGAGGAGAGTTTTCAtgaaaaaggaaacatcaaagaagaggcagagttaacaaaagaagagaggaaaaggagacgggccaaccagaaaagaagatttagatgattgaaaggtatcctttattcgcttatatttatggttctgcttattttcatgcttgtctacaatctgtgcataatggtaaaaaaaatagtggcgaacttgtgacagacatgatccaccacttagaattacatagttcttgtgcacaggattgcataatttcattctgctctttttaagtgtcctcaagagtattgggaagaatgccgacaagctaaaaaaatgaagagactttaacaaattaaggagcactaggagctgcaatccctcctcttcaccgacatctaagtagaaaatcttatgttatattgttctacctttgttttaatagtgttatcattttgttggttgcttatgaaatttcttcagaatgttatagatattatttttgaatgttagaaaattgtatattaaattttattatgaaatttagtattttgaatgatttataatattggaaaattgtgtactaatttttttttatttttttctaaaaaagacaacgatttttcactattgtcgtagatagtttaaaattgttgttgaagaccctgttattaaaggtagacgctcaaagacaacggtgaaaaactgttgtctttgaaggaaaagacaacagtttttcactgttgtaaaaatgttttctttgccttcaaagacaacggttaaaaactgttatctttgggcaccccttttaataacacggcctttaacaacagttcaaaatgggctacgacaacggtgaaaaaccattgttgttaggcttttttcttgtagtgatttgaaggttgttatgtttttagcaagtcatttagtatttcattaccttgttgaagtttaattgtgtttaatttgtgtttgattaattgtttagttgggtagttttaagttagggttttaattggtACTGTAGATCATATTTAATTACATTTCATTatttcatatttaatttaagtgtgtgttgatggtttaatcacacatagggtgacaatgtgttgtgatttgattattggcacatagttagggtttcatttatgcattagattaatttcttatttgctgtgcttttcttttgttagatttatattcaaagttcAAACCCCCATTTATATATTATAAACCCTAAAAATAGGAATAAATGACAATCGATCCTAGATTAATTGTTTGAGGCCGTGTGAATGTCACACGATCGTGTGAATTAAGGTCGTGTGCAAATTTTTAAcactgcagaccaaaagtaaaatggacataactttgtgctcggttggagttttaggctgttctttataccaattTGTAGATAACTCCAAGATCGACAACTTTGAGGAAGACTTAAACtagagaaaaccccatcttgatAATGTAAAAGACGTTGCAATGAGACATACCCATGTAGAGCCAtgccaagggccatgcaaggggtgtCTGAGCTCCACACGGCCCAtagccgtgtgagccacatggcccatggtcgtgtgagccacatggaccatggtcgtgtgagccacatgaccATGCAATGTTTCTAGAGAGCAAGATGTTTCacgccgtgtgaatccacatggccgtgtggttttggtagagaagaaaaagaacatggtcgtgtgagccacacggccgtgtcacatcTCCAGAGAAGAAAGTGCACATGGCCATGTGaaggccacacggccatgtcatgggccgtgtggtgcccgtgcctatcctataaaaggggttttcttccccttttctcttATCTTGGgggatctttggcttggggctcttccccattgcttggggaagggttctcccccttgggggaaccctagatcttccatcctTCGCCGATCCGTCCACCTGCAGAGCAAtgattgcatccaagaagaccggtgctacatggataagctttctCTACTCTTCTCCTTATATTTTGTGTTGTAGATTGTTTTACGTCTTGTTTCTTGGTTGTATtctcttgcaatggagtagatctctagatctaggatatagggagtatttgtaatgtgatggatgatgtaaaactatgtagatttaccatgattctattcaatgacttgttgatgccttgttcatgtttgatgatgtgtgtgtgtgtgaatgcttatatatatcttttgcatgttttatcaaatatttgtgtagaattgttaatccttTAAGGGATACACTAGATCGTATGACCAAGGGGCATCATGATAGGGATGCCCCGCTAACagacgtctagggtatcaccttgaaaggagaagcaaatctccacaaggaagtaggggatcaggCGTAATCTCTATTTCTATTTCTTCGTTATTATGTGTTAGTGTGTTTatgtgttgtatgaccgaggggcgtcgtgacagggctgcctcGCTAATGGACTTCAtaagaatcacttccatttagtagcataggacatggagtaagAGATCATGTTGATTTATCCTATGCAGGGGAGAGTCGacaatgaatctaacttcctacaagagcatgaacatagaggattgAAACTaaacaatctatgtaacatcacctagcattataaggaaatcaaaatcctagaatctctcatcctccattcactacgctcattctctctctctactctctctcttttctcttctctttctctttagcGTTTGTTAACAACTTTAGATTGTCAAGATAATTCggcgtgcgaagttaactagtgcttaatcaacattccctatggattcgatatctttttattattgacgacgtaaccgtacacttgcggtgcgTAACAAGTTTTGTGCGTCATTGTTGGGTATttttttcgattaacattagttgattagcatatgagttactctaaacattttttttctttttctttttacattttctttcttgttttcattatgcactttctttcttgcaatttaaattttgcattttctttcttgctttttatatagcattttatttcttgtctttaattcttcatttttgttctttctcataatttttcttagatatccatgagcactaacatgtcaagcagacccttaagaaatttttctgcaagatttttatctcccattgtgcagcctCATATTAAAGCGGAAAGttttcaactagacccagagttaattttcatgatacaaggtcacaaatttggaggagaagtatcagaaagtccttatctacaccttgagacatttctggagctttgtgatatggtgaactgtgaaggagtgtcagcggATGTAGTTAGATTTATGGCATTTGCTTTTAGTATCAAGGATAatgcaaggacttggttatattgtctttgtcctcaaagcatcacaagttggaaataattggagaagcaatttctgaatcagttttttccctccaagtagaacaatttatatgaggaattgcattacAAATTTTGCtaaggcatatggagaatcattatttgaagcatgagacagattcaagagtctacaaagacagtgccctcatcatggtttggaaaAATGGTTGACCCTGCACATATTCTCTAGGGGAATTTATTTTTCAGATAAGTGTTTATTAGATTCATCAGCTAGAGATTCTTTTTTAGACAAtagtgtagatgaagcatatacgTTAATTCATCAAgtggcattgaacctccatgaatggtcgaacaaaagttggatggaatctccctaaaaaattcaagaagtgcaagctaTAAATATAAGAGAGCCTATCAAACAAAATGCagttcaaccacctaaaaatgttaAAATTCACAAGTCatagaatgaggagttcaaacatttgggggaaaagattaatagcatagtttcaaaatgaTTCAAAGAAGACCTTCCTCCTACATAGATAATATCTAGTGTAAATGataatgatattaagttgagaagtggtAAAAATTATGAAGAACTTCTGAGGAAGGATTtatttagaattgaggagaagaacaatagaagatcacaagaattCAGTTCCATTACTCTAGGAAGTTCACAAAGGCCACGAGTACCcttccctcaacgattaatcacatCAACACTAGAtaatcaagttggacctcctccgcaAGCTCAAAGGGGTTATGGGAAaaaggaagtacctttcccaagaccatcactaagggttccttttccacaaagtcTAGTGAGGGTCAATGAAGATAAAGATCTTGGCAAATTCTATGATCCAAATACGATTGAGTGTAGATTTCCTGATGTATATAAAGATAAAGTCTCTTCAGATGAGAattgtgatgataatgcagtAAATAATAAGTTTTTAGATCTACCTCCTGGTTTTACAGGATGTTAtagtgaaattaaaattttagatgatgaatgtgatgtggtagatcaaatTAATAATGCAAATGAAGTCAGTGATCCTCTtatagttgattctcctatt
This window of the Zingiber officinale cultivar Zhangliang chromosome 3B, Zo_v1.1, whole genome shotgun sequence genome carries:
- the LOC122054869 gene encoding U3 small nucleolar ribonucleoprotein protein MPP10-like; translation: METFLKTQFDTWMIIKIGLQLPSDEDGKSTPYEKWEPTIIKKVEAYAKATCTLQCGLTKEELNRGHFDDVERAPILPSKPPKETKEMDENKSKKGLAEIYEEEYAHKTGLAPTLLSASDKLKIEATMLLKKISLKLDALSHFHFAPKPVIEDMSIQVNVPALAMEEVAPLAVSDAVMLAPEESFHEKGNIKEEAELTKEERKRRRANQKRRFR